In the Sus scrofa isolate TJ Tabasco breed Duroc chromosome 6, Sscrofa11.1, whole genome shotgun sequence genome, one interval contains:
- the MXRA8 gene encoding matrix remodeling-associated protein 8 isoform X3, translating to MELRSPVILWQLVLLQSFAVLLSSGLSGPDSSVVSESAVSWAAGARAVLRCQSPRMVWTQDRLHDRQRVVHWDLSGGPAGGPAHRLVDMYSAGEQRVYKLRDRGRLQLPPSAFHDGNFSLLIRAVEETDEGLYTCNLHHHYCHLYESLAVQLLVTDNAQAAGAHWTGEKEVLVVERGAPALLTCVNRAHVWTDRHLEEAQQVVHWDRQPPGVPHDRADRLLDLYASGERRAYGPPFLRDRVAVGADAFARGDFSLRIDPLEPADEGTYSCHLHHHYCGLHERRIFHLRVTEPAAEPPPRDSPGNGSSHGGAPGPDPTLARGRSVINVIVPEGRAHFFQQLGYVLATLLLFILLLITVVLATRQRRRGGYEYSDKKSKSKGKDVNVVEFAVATGDQALYRSENIQLDYKNNILKERAELVHSPPPPKNIDLDKGESRIQEGALQIR from the exons GCTTTGCTGTCCTTCTGTCCTCAG gccTGTCTGGGCCGGACAGCTCGGTGGTGTCTGAGTCCGCAGTGAGCTGGGCAGCGGGAGCCCGCGCCGTGCTGCGCTGCCAGAGCCCGCGCATGGTGTGGACCCAAGACCGGCTGCACGACCGCCAGCGTGTGGTCCACTGGGACCTCAGCGGCGGCCCGGCCGGCGGCCCCGCGCACCGACTCGTGGACATGTACTCGGCGGGCGAGCAGCGCGTGTACAAGCTGCGCGACCGCGGGCGCTTGCAGCTGCCTCCCTCCGCCTTCCACGACGGCAACTTCTCGCTGCTCATCCGCG CGGTGGAGGAGACAGACGAGGGGCTGTACACCTGCAACCTGCATCACCATTACTGTCACCTCTACGAGAGCCTGGCCGTGCAACTCCTGGTCACCGACAACG cccaggccgcCGGCGCGCACTGGACGGGCGAGAAAGAGGTGCTGGTAGTGGAGCGCGGCGCGCCCGCGCTGCTGACCTGCGTGAACCGCGCGCACGTGTGGACCGACCGGCACCTGGAGGAGGCGCAGCAGGTGGTGCACTGGGACCGGCAGCCGCCCGGGGTGCCACACGACCGCGCCGACCGCCTGCTCGACCTGTACGCGTCGGGTGAGCGCCGCGCCTACGGGCCGCCCTTCCTGCGCGACCGCGTGGCAGTCGGGGCGGACGCCTTCGCGCGCGGCGACTTCTCGCTGCGCATCGACCCTCTGGAGCCCGCAGACGAAGGCACCTActcctgccacctgcaccacCACTACTGCGGCCTGCACGAGCGCCGCATCTTCCACCTGAGAGTTACCGAGCCCGCCGCCGAGCCGCCCCCGCGGGACTCGCCGGGCAACGGCTCCAGCCACGGCGGCGCGCCCGGCCCAG ACCCCACGTTGGCACGCGGCCGCAGCGTCATCAACGTCATCGTCCCCGAGGGCCGGGCACACTTCTTCCAGCAGCTGGGCTACGTACTGGCCACCCTGCTGCTCTTCATTCTGCTGCTCATCACTGTGGTCCTGGCCACCCGACAGCGCCGCCGCGGAG GCTATGAATACTCCGACAAGAAGTCCAAGTCAAAGGG GAAGGACGTGAACGTGGTGGAATTTGCTGTGGCCACAGGGGATCAGGCTCTTTACAGGAGTGAGAACATCCAACTCG ATTACAAAAACAACATCCTCAAGGAGAGGGCCGAGCTGgtccacagccccccaccccccaagaacATCGACTTGGACAAAGGTGAGTCCAG AATTCAGGAAGGAGCACTGCAGATAAGGTGA
- the MXRA8 gene encoding matrix remodeling-associated protein 8 isoform X4, producing MELRSPVILWQLVLLQSFAVLLSSGLSGPDSSVVSESAVSWAAGARAVLRCQSPRMVWTQDRLHDRQRVVHWDLSGGPAGGPAHRLVDMYSAGEQRVYKLRDRGRLQLPPSAFHDGNFSLLIRAVEETDEGLYTCNLHHHYCHLYESLAVQLLVTDNAQAAGAHWTGEKEVLVVERGAPALLTCVNRAHVWTDRHLEEAQQVVHWDRQPPGVPHDRADRLLDLYASGERRAYGPPFLRDRVAVGADAFARGDFSLRIDPLEPADEGTYSCHLHHHYCGLHERRIFHLRVTEPAAEPPPRDSPGNGSSHGGAPGPDPTLARGRSVINVIVPEGRAHFFQQLGYVLATLLLFILLLITVVLATRQRRRGGYEYSDKKSKSKGKDVNVVEFAVATGDQALYRSENIQLDYKNNILKERAELVHSPPPPKNIDLDKEFRKEHCR from the exons GCTTTGCTGTCCTTCTGTCCTCAG gccTGTCTGGGCCGGACAGCTCGGTGGTGTCTGAGTCCGCAGTGAGCTGGGCAGCGGGAGCCCGCGCCGTGCTGCGCTGCCAGAGCCCGCGCATGGTGTGGACCCAAGACCGGCTGCACGACCGCCAGCGTGTGGTCCACTGGGACCTCAGCGGCGGCCCGGCCGGCGGCCCCGCGCACCGACTCGTGGACATGTACTCGGCGGGCGAGCAGCGCGTGTACAAGCTGCGCGACCGCGGGCGCTTGCAGCTGCCTCCCTCCGCCTTCCACGACGGCAACTTCTCGCTGCTCATCCGCG CGGTGGAGGAGACAGACGAGGGGCTGTACACCTGCAACCTGCATCACCATTACTGTCACCTCTACGAGAGCCTGGCCGTGCAACTCCTGGTCACCGACAACG cccaggccgcCGGCGCGCACTGGACGGGCGAGAAAGAGGTGCTGGTAGTGGAGCGCGGCGCGCCCGCGCTGCTGACCTGCGTGAACCGCGCGCACGTGTGGACCGACCGGCACCTGGAGGAGGCGCAGCAGGTGGTGCACTGGGACCGGCAGCCGCCCGGGGTGCCACACGACCGCGCCGACCGCCTGCTCGACCTGTACGCGTCGGGTGAGCGCCGCGCCTACGGGCCGCCCTTCCTGCGCGACCGCGTGGCAGTCGGGGCGGACGCCTTCGCGCGCGGCGACTTCTCGCTGCGCATCGACCCTCTGGAGCCCGCAGACGAAGGCACCTActcctgccacctgcaccacCACTACTGCGGCCTGCACGAGCGCCGCATCTTCCACCTGAGAGTTACCGAGCCCGCCGCCGAGCCGCCCCCGCGGGACTCGCCGGGCAACGGCTCCAGCCACGGCGGCGCGCCCGGCCCAG ACCCCACGTTGGCACGCGGCCGCAGCGTCATCAACGTCATCGTCCCCGAGGGCCGGGCACACTTCTTCCAGCAGCTGGGCTACGTACTGGCCACCCTGCTGCTCTTCATTCTGCTGCTCATCACTGTGGTCCTGGCCACCCGACAGCGCCGCCGCGGAG GCTATGAATACTCCGACAAGAAGTCCAAGTCAAAGGG GAAGGACGTGAACGTGGTGGAATTTGCTGTGGCCACAGGGGATCAGGCTCTTTACAGGAGTGAGAACATCCAACTCG ATTACAAAAACAACATCCTCAAGGAGAGGGCCGAGCTGgtccacagccccccaccccccaagaacATCGACTTGGACAAAG AATTCAGGAAGGAGCACTGCAGATAA